atgTAAGATTATGATGATAAAAAGTAGAATGTGATTTAGATCGCCATTCACTATTCACTTGTATAAATCATAAATGTGTTCTTTTCATAGTGTGCCTATCCTGCATAGAAAACAAGAATACCATATTGTTTGATAGTACTCCTAGTATTAGGAATTCATGGTAGCAATCAGCTTGAATGATTTCTTCCGGATGGTGAACGTTGTtgtattctttttgtttttagtttgaaATATGAGTCCATAATCTTTTATTACTATATGAAGACAAAGGAAGTGGCAGcccaatttttttatgatatttggcTAATCATTTTGGAAACAGTCATCTGAAGTCATTTTAAGttattagaaatttagaatGTTAGTGCCTGTTATAGACTTATGCGCTTGTTTCCAGGACGAAAGAAAAATGTAAGAATAGATTTGGCCAACATTTGGGTTGAAATCTAATTTATAGTTGCTGGTGTCTGTGTTTTCTTCATAGCAACTGAGGAGTCAATTTCCCCCATATTTTAGATGTGAACAAATTGCCCACTTCCAAGAGATATGCATATGTAACATCTGAGTGTTGAATCTTATTCCAGATTGCAATGGTTTGATTTGTGATATTCATAAAGTGTCTACATTCGAGCCTTTAGCTTCTACATTCTGAAAGTGTCTTCAGAAATatattgtttttgaaaataGGACTGTATTTAACAGGATTGGCtattgaaaaaatgaaatgaaaaaaaaggaagtttTGAGAGCATGATCTTACTTTTAGTGCCTAGACTCTTGAGTTGAAGAATCATTACCAGAAATagtgttgaaacttgaaacattCAGGGCTAGGAATTAGTCTTGATCAAGTTTCACATTcatgaaaaatagttttttggGGTATTAACGAGATTATTAATAACATAAAGCACAATACTCATTATGAACATAAAGGAACATTCTGCTGCATCTCTAAGTGGAAGAAGCATATATGCATCATGTTATAAACCATCCTTTTTCTGGTTACCTATTAGCAAGACCAGAATTGACCCTTTTGTGGGACTGAATCATCTCAATATAGCAAAATCCAATCCAAACCATCTTCAATTTGCTTTCATACAGATACATTGCTAGTATAAAGTAACAATGTGATTggaaaagataatttaatatttgtttcaagTTGTTGGATTAATGGCAGAGTCTAAACTCTTAATTTCTGTTAGTGCAGATTATTAAGTTGCTTCTTGGGCAGACAGAAACCAATGGCTTGGTAGTTAACAAATCTGGCGAAACTGCACTAGACACAGCTGAGAAAACTGGGAATTCTGAAATTAAAGACATTCTCCTTGAACACGGTGTTCGAAGCGCCAAAGCCATAAAGGCTCAACCAGGAACAGCTACAGCCCGAGAGTTGAAACAAACTGTGAGTGACATAAAGCATGAAGTCCACTACCAGTTGGAACACACACGCCAAACTCGAAGAGGTGTTCAAGGCATAGCCAAGCGCATCAACAAAATGCATGCTGAAGGACTCAACAATGCAATAAACTCCACAACTGTGGTTGCAGTCCTCATTGCCACAGTTGCCTTTGCAGCCATCTTCACAGTCCCTGGCCAATTTGCTGATGATCCAAAAGTCCTCCCTGCAGGAATGACCATTGGTGAAGCAAACATAGCACCGCAAGCTgcatttctcattttcttcgTCTTTGATTCCATCGCGCTCTTCATTTCTCTGGCCGTCGTGGTGGTGCAAACCTCAGTCGTGATCATAGAAAGCAAAGCAAAGAAGCAGATGATGGCCATCATTAACAAACTAATGTGGTTGGCTTGTGTGCTTATCTCTGTGGCCTTCTTGGCACTGTCATTTGTAGTGGTGGGGAAGGACCAGAAGTGGCTTGCAATTGGAGTCACAATCATAGGGACAACTATAATGGCCACAACTTTGGGCACCATGAGTTACTGGGTCATTAGGCATCGCATTGAGGCCTCAAACTTAAGGAGCATTCGGAAATCTTCAATGGGAAGCAGGTCAAGGTCTTTTTCAGTGTCTGTTATGTCAGATTCTGAGCTACTAAACAATGAGCGTAAGATATTGTATGCGATATAGAATCACTAATAAAGCCTTGTTGCCCTTTCATACTAAAGTGAGTATAATCATACTTCCCCCATGTTTAATAGTATGCTTAATACTCTATTTTCAGTCTAATCAAAGATTTTGAGTCCGAATTTTGAGTATACATTACACAGCTACATTAAAATATTTGGAGGAAAATTTTTATTACCTAACATGATCCTATCCAATTTGAAtaagattatttattataaaaaaaatacatgttatttaaacaaaaaaaaaacacattattttaatataatgattccaattttaattaataaaatatatttgaataggTTAACTAATATTAAAGTGATCATGTGATTCAAATTTCTTAAACAAGATGTATGAAGAAAGGtgcttaatagttttttttacaaagattaCTCATAATCATTAAATACTTCACACTGATAAATtgataacaaaaaatgaattggTTCAAGAAATAATACAATGTTATACGTTTATTAAGAATAAATCATTAGTTCATTTACTAATCTATGCCTTAAGTAATGGTTAAGttattattaatcaataaatCATGTGAAATTTTCAATGCATCAATAACACGTTTGCTTTCACAAAAAGTACAGCCCCATTGtcccaagaaaaaaaaggagaaaaagagaacAGATAATTTTTCCTCCATTCATTAAACCAAGCCAGACAGTTTTCTAGTATCTCGGGTACAATGAAGttgcaacaaaaaataaaaaaagaagaggacACAATGCAAAAAACAGCTGTCCCAATTATTGTCGTAGTTGacattttagtttatatttcttttctgCTATGTGACAAAATATACAAAGACACATCAAAAAGACTAAAACATGGCATCGGTTAGAGAAATCAAGTGATAGATTTATTGCTATTGGGCCTAATGTATGCTTTGTCTGGACTTTGATGTTCATATCAGCTGGACTGAATGAACTGATCAAGACTATGCTTGGTACTTGGTAGGTTGAATCAGTGTTGTATTTCTGTTTCTCTTGTTTTGCAGTTTCCTCTTCTATCCGATGCATGACACAAAAATACAgtaatttactttttgtttttgacTTTCTTTGTCAGTACAAACATTGAAAAAAGTTCTTACAGAAACAAGCTTATTCTGTTTAATTGCTTATTTTTCAgaagttaattaataattaataagattttttcattaaatcaaCAATCCAATTTCACAActcattttagaaaaataaggcCTCGAAATTGGCAAATGTAGGCCCAATTTTCAGCTTTTATGGACCTAGCCTATCCATCAACTTAGAACTTGCAATTCCTTTATGCAATCATTTTTGCTTGATGCACCCCAAATTTTGTAAAGTCTCCATCTTATCGAATCTTCTTGCCACAGCCAATAATCCTTTCCCTTGCACCTCTGCCTCACCAAAGTTTGTGATTTAATGACAACATAtcactaatttttattaatttctaatttttgctaaaaaaattattggttaaatataatagaattttttcttttaatcatatttttttatctataagttcaaatatgaaatcttactTAAAATACTTGACTTTTGTTTAACTCAAACCAACTACAAATTCATAAAACTATAGAAATTAAGCTCATATTTTTAAGTAAGTAGTctattctctctctcaaaaaaaaaaaagtaaataatctaTGTTGATAACATAGAAAacttttttaatgataattataattcaataagaaataaTCATGCACGAtaaattgttgatttttatgcttGTTGTCTTCAAATTCATATTAATATCCTTTCTAATTGTAAATTacaattatatacttttttcttgactgaatttttttgtatatttaatataaataaaaattaaacactaGTATACTTTACTACTATTTTGTAGaaggatttttttaaaggaattttGTCGAAGGATTCAAAGTATGAGTTTAATATTCACggttaaaacaattttatggtTTAATCAATTTTCTCTAAAAGTatatctaaaattataaaaaaagaagttaatcaCCAATAGCATTAGGAAGGATTAAAATTTGGATTAAAGACATCTCGTCCTTAATCCAAATTTCCCTTCAACAAAATCGTGTGACCGAACATAAATGCCGTCGTCACTACAAATACAAAACCGAAGAACATTTCAGGGATCCAAACGCCCAATCGAAttcgcaagctcggaaggttgAAAGAGAAACGCATTGCAATCTTCTTCGGTGCGTGCGTGAAGATCGAACCATGGATGACGAATTGCTCGAGCTGCAGCGACAATTCGAGTTCGCGCAGCAAGCCAAGTCCAGCATTCGCTTATCGGAGCGAAACGTCGTCGAATTGGTCCAAAAACTGCAGCAACTCCAAATCATCGATTTCGAGCTTCTGCACACTGTCTCCGGCAAAGAATACATCACTCTCGTACGCTCTCTCTctgcttcgcttctttttctgATTAGGTTTCCGCGTTCGTAATTTTCATATTCAATGAATTTGATTCAATTCGATAATCGATTGTGCTTCCGTGCTTCCTTCACTGTGTTGTGCTGATTCTTAATCGAACGTTTATTAATGCGATCGTGCATGCTGTCAGGATCAACTGAGGAACGAGATGGTGTCGGAGGTGAAGAAAATAGGGCGCGTTTCTTTGATCGATCTCGCTGACGCTACTGGAGTTGACTTGTACTACGTGGAGAAGCAGGCTCAGAGCGTTGTAACGGAACACCGAGAACTGATGTTGACTCAGGGAGAAATTATGTCGGAGTCTTATTGGGACTCAATTGCAGAAGAGATTAACGAGAGGCTTCAGGAATGTAGTCAAATTGCGCTGACGGAACTCGCGGCGCAATTGAACGTAGGTTTGGACTTGGTTTCCACCATGTTGGAGCCGCGCCTTGGAACAATTGtgagtttgtgtgtgtgtgtgtgtgtgttggttTGAATTGAACtgtgttgtgttaaatttggaATTAGAGTGATAATTGTGTTTTGATGAGTAATCAGTGAGAATTTGGAATGACGGCACAATCCGTTTTTGAAAATAGGTGAAAGGAAGGCTTGAAGGCGGGCAGTTGTATACTCCTGCCTATGTGGCTCGTGTTGGTGCCATGGTTCGTGGTGCTGTGCGAGGCATCACCGTTCCCACAAATTTGACTGTGGTATGGAGCTCATTGCAGCAGTTGCTGCAAGAAATTGATGGAACCAGTGGTTTGGCTgttgaaggatctttcttcCAGTCTTTGTTTAATGGACTTGTGAAGGAAGGCAAGATTCTTGGGTTGCTCCGCGCAGGAGTACACTGGACACCAGCTGTAAGTGGATCCTTCCCTAACTTACTAGGAGTCTAGGATCTCAGTTCACATCAATAATCCTCTGACAGGGTCTGACCAGTAGAGCCTATGGCCTATGGGTAGAAGTAGTCAACTGCTATGGCATATATGCCTTGGGCTATTGAACTTAGTTCCTATATCTTTAGAAAGTATTTGTTGTGACTTCTATTTCTTATGTCACACAACAGGTGTTTGCTGTTGCTCAAAGGGAGTTTGTGGATTCATTCTTTTCTCAGGTAGGAACTCTCACTTCCCTCATGTTTCTCTTCCGTTGAAAATACCACAACTTTTGCCTACTTCTAGTATATGATCTATTCATCGGAGCTGTATAACTGTCTTTACAAGTTTGACAGATTGGACATGTATACTGACTTTTACCTGTTTATTCGttgtaaattgtatattttaccTGTATATTCTTTGTAAATTGCATCTTTTACCTTCTCATTATCTTTTGGAAAAGCAAAATTCTGAACCACTGCATTCATTCTGCCTTCTTTTTTGTATGCTATAGAATTCTTTTATCACATATGAGGCGCTGCACAAACTTGGAATTCCCCAGCCCATTCAATTCTTGCAGGTAGCTAAATTACTCCtatgctgattctttttctaaataataactattaGGATCATAGATATATGTGAAATAAATACTTTGTACTACTTGTTTCCCTAGCTTAGTTAATGAAGCCTAAGTTTGCGCAATCCAATTTAGTCCAGATATCCTGAAGGCAAACCTCTAGTTTCAACATTTGTTCATCCATCTATGATTGAGATGCTAGACGCTTCTACTGAGGATGCTCTTGACCGTGGTAGCTGGTAAGCAccgtaacatttttttttgcattatccccagtttttgttttcattcctTTCTTCATTACTAAATTCAGCCAGGCTTAATACTATCAATTGATATACAAATTACAGTTGTACagtataaactattttttttaattattgccaTGTGTATAGTGGTGACTTTCTTATCTGATGGATGACTGTTGTGAACTTGTGATATTTTTACTCATCTATCCCTCTGATTTAAACTAACTTTCACATTACCTAGTTATTGGCTTAGCAAAAATAGATATCCAAATTAGAGTATAACATGTTCTTTTGTAAACTCTAATTTACTTATCGTTCCCAGTATCAATAATATGCATGACTTTATTAAATGGGTCTGGATGAGTTGGTGAAGAGGAGTAGGCGCACCCTAAAA
The nucleotide sequence above comes from Glycine soja cultivar W05 chromosome 11, ASM419377v2, whole genome shotgun sequence. Encoded proteins:
- the LOC114376020 gene encoding ankyrin repeat-containing protein At5g02620-like; translation: MDTPNAQPQAASASTPRTPRKKMTKQLTGKRDDTPLHSASRAGNMSVLKDTVSGSEEGELRVLLTKQNHAGETILFVAAEYGYVEMVRELIQYYDPAGAGIKASNGFDALHIAAKQGDLDIVKILMEAHPELSMTVDPSNTTAVHTAALQGHTEIVKLLLEAGSNLATIARSNGKTALHSAARNGHLEVVKALLGKEPVVATRTDKKGQTALHMAVKGQSLEVVEELIKADPSTINMVDNKGNTALHIATRKGRAQIIKLLLGQTETNGLVVNKSGETALDTAEKTGNSEIKDILLEHGVRSAKAIKAQPGTATARELKQTVSDIKHEVHYQLEHTRQTRRGVQGIAKRINKMHAEGLNNAINSTTVVAVLIATVAFAAIFTVPGQFADDPKVLPAGMTIGEANIAPQAAFLIFFVFDSIALFISLAVVVVQTSVVIIESKAKKQMMAIINKLMWLACVLISVAFLALSFVVVGKDQKWLAIGVTIIGTTIMATTLGTMSYWVIRHRIEASNLRSIRKSSMGSRSRSFSVSVMSDSELLNNERKILYAI